A region of the Ctenopharyngodon idella isolate HZGC_01 chromosome 2, HZGC01, whole genome shotgun sequence genome:
ggcttctcacacagaataaggcagtcgtgtgttttagtcatgtttaatcaatcaaagcgtttcaatcttcagtttattcagctacagcaatagtatgatgcccataggGTTTTCCTGGAATGACGCGCGTTATCTACTTCTGccgcagggcatatttggattTTCTGTGCAAGAGcaccctctggctttcagatggaaaAGCATTTACtgctgatcacagagccgtacagctctgacaagctgtgcataaaataatcgcagcctttgccaaatcttGTGCGGTTTAATTCCaataaattgtgcagccctaataaaCATGCAACATTGTCAAGCCAGGAGTTCCTTCAGGTGATTCTAATGGGATTTTAGAATGTAGATTTCAGTTTGAGTAGTCCTCAAATAagtgcagccttgatgagcataagagacttctttcaaaaacattaaaacatcttaccgaccccaaacttttgaagggtaATGTATGACTGTGTAAATGATGTTGTAGAACAAATCTCTTATCAGCcaacttttttttactcttaaatCAGAAAcctcattataaaaaataaaaaaaaatattcaaattcatACAAAACTATAAAATCCCCAGGGAGCCCATGGCAAATTAGCcctccgggttggcctacaaattgACAGCCATATTATTATGCCATCGTCATTTGCAGGTATGTTCCCCCAGAACAAGCCAAGGTGATAGCTTCTGTGCAGGCCTCAATATCTGGTTCATCTGCTAGCAGTACCAGTAGCACCCCAGAGGTTCTTCCCCAGCCCCTCAAAACCCTGCATCTCACCAAGACCCCATCTAACCAGGTAACTACGCACAACCACCTACACATTTGTACTTTCATTCGCAATCACAAACCGGTTACTTTTTCTCTGTGAAATCAGGTTATGCCCTGCTTTTCTCTTCATGCCTTCGTTTCTCTCAGTCCCCAGTGACCAGTCGTGTTCAGGCCCAAACTGCAGGCCAGGAGAAGAAGTTTGACCTCCTCTCTGACTTGGGTGGAGATATTTTTGCTGCCCCTCAAGCTCAAACTGCCAGCTCCTCAAACTTTGctaattttgcacattttaacaGGCCCTCAGGTaaccattaataataaaaactattaacTTAAATAGGCTGACAGCCTTAATTTATGTATAAGGGAAAGGTATATTTGGATGCCGTGGATGGTCACAAGTTTTGCTGCTATTAAACATCTTGTAGCTTTAAATGTCTATGCTCAATATGTCATGTCAACTACCCTACTCTACAACCATTTGTGAATGAAGTCAGTCAGCTCAGTGTTTTGCTTTTGGTTGCCTCATTTTTGTCAGAACCATGATTTCagactttcactttaattttccTCATCAGTCCTGTTTTTTGTTCACCCTGTGCCATCTGTAGCACAAAATAATTCAACCACAGACTTTGCCAATTTTGATTCCTTTGGAAACGCCAGTGTACCGTCAAATTTTGGCACATCACCCCCCTCAAAGCCTTCCCTTCAACAACCCCACACAGGTACCACACCCTGCCCCCATCTATTGTGTATTATGTTCACCTGTATTTCCATTTCCTGTCATGGCTGTTACAGAATGTTATTGGCTAAATTTCACCTCTGCTGATGCTAGCTTACTTTAACAGTGCTGTACCAGTCATTTAAGGAAGATAATGGGTAAAAGAAAGTACTTTTTCTCCGcatctattaatttatttaaaaatacattcaaaataaaaagaatggAAAACATCAagtattatttgattatttcataggggaaaaatattttaaggTTATGTGGTGCAACTGATATGCAGGGGTAAAAAACATATcataataaaagataaaacaggaaattataTCCTAGAGAGGACCTCTACATACCTTCATGACTGTGTGACGAAGCAAGGTTAGTTCAAGTTGTAAAATGTTATGTGGTgcaactaaaaatatatatataaattgcaccagtgttattttagtattatttatatactattataatatttaaattttaaattctatttttaGTTATCATTTTAGTAATGTTGTTGtgctgcttttgtcatttttattacggtagtttttaaaaaaaaaaaaaaaattcaataaagctttaatttattttcatttcttttgcAGTTTTactagtaattttagtactcaAACTtgcatatttcatttataatttttgtttgtattttaagtttttcatctaatatttaaatttttctttatttcagttaccaaaaaacttttttaatattttccagATGTAAGGAGAATGTTACTTTTTACTCAATAGTTACACCGCATGAAGTTTATAGAgtcattttaacttttattgaaaatggtataaaatCCATACAAAACCAACATAAATACAAAGAGTACATATCATGCACatctaaattttattttttaagtatttctCCTTTGTGATTGTGGACACTTGATTTTAAAGTGTTCTTATTGgtttctaaatggtttagcACCCTCATACCTCTCTGACCTGTTGATAGATGGTGATAACCCAGTGAGAGCTCTTAGGTCTGCCAATCAGAGGCTTTTAGTTGTTCCAAAAATGAGGCTAGGGGCGATCGGGTATTTGCTGCAGCCGCTCCTAAACTTTGAAACAGCCTGCCAGTTCAAATAAGAACTGCCCCTACATTGCCCATTTTTAATTTGAAGTTAAAATCTTTTCTATTTGATCTGGCTTAGAATTTGTGATTTGATACCTTACTCCTTTATGCTCTTTTTGTCCACTTGTGACTTTGTGCCTGCCTGAATGTATTTCAGGGTTATATTTGTTATGTCTTCTTGTACAGCACATTGGTCAATggcagttgtttttaattggccttataaataaattgaattgaattaagaCAATAAGTCTTGAATAAATGAATTTCCATTTAATTTATACGTAATTTTTGCGATTCAGGAGGAGGCATGTCCGTTCCTCCACTACCAAGTATGGCCCCTGCCCCGCCTCAGAGTGGTTTATCAAGAGAGGACCGATACGCTGCCCTAGCTGAGCTTGACAGTGCCCTCAGTTCCACCGTTACCAGCGGGAGCGCACAAGGGTGAGAGATTACTGCATTACTTATATACTCTGCACAATCTGCCTTGCTTTTTAGGCTGTTCATGtctatgtttttgtgtgttcttGCACTACCAAAGTGTGTATGGAGGTGTCCCAGGAGCTGCTGCACCTCCAGCTCAGCCAGGACTACCCAACATGCAACAGGGTTATGCAGGTGGAACTTTTAAGATTCTTTTAAGTAAGTTTTAACATGAAAGTCTTTTAAACTGACTCAACACTTTTTATCGTGCAGCCGCTCCCTCCACAAACCCATTTGTGGCTGCTGGGATGGTTCAGGAGCCCATGTCTACAAATCCATTCCAAACCAATGGAAGAGCAGCCGCCTCAGGTAAAACCTAGCTTTGGTCGAGATCAGCATGCTCGTTATGTGTGTGTCCATTCAAGGAATGAGCAGATGAAACATGCTACTCCTCCTCTGGTCTCCTTTTATTTACTTTAGCCTCATTTGGCACTGGCTCCATGAGCATGCCAGCTGGCTTTGGGAACGCAACCAGTTACTGCCTGCCAACCAGTTTTAGTGGGACCTTCCAGCAGCAATTCCCTGGCCAAGGTCCCTTTCCCCCACCTGCAGCCTACCACCAACAGCCCAATGGTATGTGAGACTATATTTGTGTTTCCGTGAGTGTGTGGTGACCCAAACCCCCAGTGGCTTATGCCTTTCTTTTATGCATACTGTTATAAGTCATGAGAAAGGCTGTGTTTGTATTGTATTAAGCATCAGCTCTTTTTGCTTTTCCTGCTTTGATGTGAGTTTTGGTGTTGCATGTGTTGGAGTAGCAGGTTCAGTGCTTTAGCATTGAGGTCAGTTTTTAATGTCtgtcaatagctatgtttccgtCCATCTATTTaatgcgcattttgggatatcgcatcaAAAActgctggatggaaatgccaagatgtgtataaattctaaaaatgcgcataaaaaaactTATGCGCTCATTTAAGTCGGATAAATTTTCTATCCAATAagaaaacatgcacataaactatgACGGAAAtacatttaccgaataaattcctCGATGCGCATGTGACTCTGCGCGATGGGATGGCATAACTGTACTAACCAGTGGAAAAATCTTGTTGCaaagcatctgaaatgctgttttggtcatgCAGAAGTCTGTCGTCAATGTGGTTCGGTATAATTCCTCCCAGAACTCTCTTACATGACTGCGTACCCAAACAGCAGCATTCACCTCTGAAAGCAAGATAACACATTTATTGCGTTTCTTCTGTGCACTCTGAGatgcaaataatttattatatatgaaaattattatatacagtggcttctcctatgtttcttagtgatatttagcaccagtttatcaggaagtgacgattttgttctctttgactcactggatggaaacggtgctttattcgcaaatgttttatgcgatattgcaattttgcgcataagttaaattcacaactttggatggaaacatagctaatgtaACACATCAGCTCCATGGCCTTTCTTCTTTTATGGCCCTCCTCAGGGGGGTTTCCAGCCTATG
Encoded here:
- the agfg1b gene encoding arf-GAP domain and FG repeat-containing protein 1b; its protein translation is MAASAKRKQEEKHLKMLREMTSLPPNRKCFDCDQRGPTYANMTVGSFVCTTCSGILRGLNPPHRVKSISMTTFTQQEIEFLQKHSNEVCKHIWLGLYDDKSSVVPDFREPQKVKEFLQEKYEKKRWYVPPEQAKVIASVQASISGSSASSTSSTPEVLPQPLKTLHLTKTPSNQSPVTSRVQAQTAGQEKKFDLLSDLGGDIFAAPQAQTASSSNFANFAHFNRPSAQNNSTTDFANFDSFGNASVPSNFGTSPPSKPSLQQPHTGGGMSVPPLPSMAPAPPQSGLSREDRYAALAELDSALSSTVTSGSAQGVYGGVPGAAAPPAQPGLPNMQQGYAAAPSTNPFVAAGMVQEPMSTNPFQTNGRAAASASFGTGSMSMPAGFGNATSYCLPTSFSGTFQQQFPGQGPFPPPAAYHQQPNGGFPAYGQAKPMGNYGQPVTGPGISSNPFMGGGPAGQYPTGGSSTNPFL